A DNA window from Actinokineospora baliensis contains the following coding sequences:
- a CDS encoding MFS transporter → MLWRDRDFRLLWTGQTVSDLGSATAVLVLPLIAVTALDASTTEVGLLSAAATIAWFLIPLPAGVIVDRVPKRRLMLLCDITRCLVAAAIPLTATLGDLHIAHLLAAAFLLGTFAVLFEVSWQSYLPELLPAHRLTDGISRFATTNAIATVLGPSLAGLAILLVPPANVLLIDAASFAVSAATLAFIRAQDRPASASKPQLLEGLKFAWNHPILRRVVACSATANFFDAITTTLVVVFLVRDLGTSSATAGIVLGIGGAGGVVGGLLVRPLATRLGESRMLWLGKLSVGWLTALIPFASSAAMVSIGLFANSFCVVLYNVLQITYRQSVCPPDLRGRMNAAIRWTIRSVIPLGALLAGLLGDATGLRPLLLVSALGAWLAVGWVFLSPLRATRDLPAAG, encoded by the coding sequence TTGCTCTGGCGTGACCGCGACTTCAGGCTGCTATGGACCGGTCAGACCGTCAGCGATCTCGGGTCGGCCACAGCAGTCCTGGTGCTGCCGTTGATCGCGGTGACCGCGCTGGACGCGTCCACCACCGAGGTCGGCCTCCTCAGCGCCGCCGCCACCATCGCCTGGTTCCTCATCCCCCTCCCCGCAGGCGTCATCGTCGATCGAGTACCAAAACGACGCCTGATGCTGCTCTGCGACATCACCCGCTGCCTCGTAGCCGCCGCGATCCCCCTAACTGCAACCCTGGGAGACCTGCACATCGCCCACCTCCTGGCCGCAGCCTTCCTACTCGGCACGTTCGCGGTCCTCTTCGAGGTCTCCTGGCAGAGCTACCTCCCCGAACTCCTCCCCGCACACCGCCTCACCGACGGCATCAGCCGCTTCGCGACCACCAACGCGATCGCCACCGTCCTGGGCCCCAGCCTGGCCGGTCTCGCCATCCTGCTTGTCCCACCAGCGAACGTGCTCCTCATCGACGCCGCGTCGTTCGCGGTCAGCGCCGCGACACTGGCGTTCATCCGCGCACAAGACCGGCCCGCGTCTGCGAGCAAGCCACAACTGCTGGAGGGGCTCAAGTTCGCCTGGAACCACCCGATCCTGCGCCGAGTTGTGGCCTGCAGCGCGACTGCGAACTTCTTCGACGCGATCACCACCACGCTGGTGGTCGTCTTCCTGGTCCGGGACCTCGGTACCTCCAGCGCGACGGCGGGCATCGTGCTCGGCATCGGTGGAGCCGGGGGTGTGGTCGGCGGACTGCTCGTGCGCCCGCTGGCCACGCGGCTGGGGGAGTCCCGCATGCTCTGGCTCGGCAAGCTCTCCGTCGGCTGGTTGACCGCGTTGATCCCGTTCGCTTCCAGCGCCGCGATGGTCTCCATAGGACTGTTCGCGAACAGCTTCTGCGTTGTCCTCTACAACGTCCTGCAGATCACCTATCGCCAGTCCGTCTGCCCGCCCGACCTCCGAGGCCGGATGAACGCCGCCATCCGCTGGACCATCCGCAGCGTGATCCCGTTAGGCGCTCTCCTGGCTGGCTTGCTCGGCGACGCCACAGGTCTGCGGCCGCTGCTCCTGGTGTCCGCCTTGGGTGCCTGGCTCGCGGTTGGCTGGGTGTTCCTGTCGCCACTGCGCGCGACGCGTGACCTTCCCGCGGCGGGCTAA
- a CDS encoding AMP-binding protein, with the protein MTDDQEAVLRAIARRAAALPFFADKYAGLDLSGDFAFTDLPEMTREDITAAMTPVAGDGGRSGAYLFTSGGSTAAPKIAWIPIEMHTAAIAAHWRPLRSDDVLANLAMPGRLWSAHYFYNALARHCGADVIGLGHVEAEEWPHWLDFLHRHGTTALTGTPSTLRQVLDLAVATGHPILDRLRTAVFFGEPCPDALAGLCRELGIGLWGNYGSTETWVIGHNGPTCHPRTFHPLPHQHVEVVDGAALITTTHPDAVAPVLRYRVGDLVSWAKCPCGAAQQALAVHGREGVLIKFAGTLVSPQELVELALLEPSVAAAQAVCFDGEPERLEIRVVPTPGSDVDTAALRAALVDSQIDLRFALRGDDDGFQVVVVDRLRVNERTAKTPVLLRSGDLA; encoded by the coding sequence ATGACCGACGACCAGGAAGCCGTGCTGCGCGCCATCGCGCGGCGGGCGGCCGCCCTGCCCTTCTTCGCCGACAAGTACGCCGGACTCGACCTCAGCGGCGACTTCGCGTTCACCGACCTGCCGGAGATGACCCGCGAGGACATCACCGCGGCCATGACCCCGGTCGCCGGGGACGGAGGCAGGTCGGGGGCCTACCTGTTCACCAGCGGTGGCAGCACCGCGGCACCGAAGATCGCCTGGATCCCGATCGAGATGCACACCGCCGCGATCGCGGCGCACTGGCGGCCACTGCGGTCCGACGACGTGCTGGCCAACCTCGCGATGCCGGGTCGCCTCTGGTCGGCCCACTACTTCTACAACGCCCTCGCGCGGCACTGCGGGGCCGACGTGATCGGCCTCGGCCACGTCGAGGCCGAGGAGTGGCCGCACTGGCTGGACTTCCTGCACCGGCACGGCACGACGGCACTCACCGGTACGCCGTCCACGCTCCGGCAGGTGCTCGACCTGGCGGTGGCGACCGGCCACCCGATCCTCGACCGGTTGCGCACCGCGGTGTTCTTCGGTGAACCCTGCCCGGACGCGCTCGCAGGCCTCTGCCGTGAGCTGGGCATCGGGCTGTGGGGCAACTACGGCTCGACCGAGACCTGGGTGATCGGGCACAACGGCCCGACCTGCCACCCCAGGACGTTCCACCCGTTGCCGCACCAGCACGTTGAGGTCGTCGACGGCGCGGCGCTGATCACCACGACGCACCCCGACGCGGTCGCCCCGGTGCTCCGCTACCGGGTCGGTGACCTGGTGAGCTGGGCGAAGTGCCCGTGCGGTGCCGCGCAGCAGGCTCTCGCCGTGCACGGCAGGGAGGGCGTGCTGATCAAGTTCGCGGGTACCCTGGTCAGCCCGCAGGAGTTGGTCGAGCTCGCGCTCCTGGAGCCGTCGGTCGCCGCGGCGCAGGCCGTCTGCTTCGACGGTGAGCCGGAGCGGCTGGAGATCCGGGTCGTGCCGACCCCGGGGTCCGATGTGGACACAGCGGCGTTGCGCGCCGCGCTGGTGGACTCCCAGATCGACCTGCGTTTCGCGCTGCGCGGCGACGACGACGGCTTCCAGGTCGTGGTGGTGGACCGGCTGCGGGTGAACGAGCGCACAGCCAAGACGCCGGTGCTCCTGCGGTCGGGTGACCTGGCGTAG
- a CDS encoding SDR family NAD(P)-dependent oxidoreductase encodes MSEPTVAVVSGGGTGIGKAIAARLALANEVVILGRRADVLAEAAAELGPRVHARQVDVSAKDAVVAFAEWLRAEHGRVDVVLNNAGYLLPVTLADIEAGEANLDEVLGANLKGAYLLTAALRDLLSSPGGRVVNISSIAGYSGGSGAGAAQAYAAAKAGLTGLSFGMARELGPLGITVNVVAPGFIADTGFTTDFPAERQRWLAEQTVVGRAGHVDDVAHAVEFLASAQASFISGHVLHVNGGWLFGR; translated from the coding sequence GTGTCCGAACCGACGGTAGCCGTGGTCAGCGGCGGAGGTACCGGCATCGGGAAGGCGATCGCCGCCCGGCTCGCCCTCGCCAACGAGGTGGTCATCCTCGGCCGCCGCGCCGATGTGCTGGCCGAGGCCGCGGCCGAACTGGGGCCCCGTGTGCACGCGCGCCAAGTCGACGTGTCGGCCAAGGACGCGGTGGTGGCGTTCGCCGAGTGGCTGCGCGCCGAGCACGGGCGGGTGGACGTGGTGCTCAACAACGCCGGGTACCTGCTCCCGGTGACGCTGGCCGACATCGAGGCGGGCGAGGCCAACCTGGACGAGGTGCTCGGCGCCAACCTCAAGGGCGCCTACCTGCTCACCGCGGCCCTGCGGGACCTGCTGAGCAGCCCGGGCGGCCGGGTGGTGAACATCAGCTCGATCGCCGGGTACTCCGGTGGCAGCGGCGCGGGTGCCGCGCAGGCCTACGCCGCCGCCAAGGCGGGCCTCACCGGGCTGTCCTTCGGCATGGCCCGCGAGCTGGGCCCGCTGGGGATCACGGTGAACGTGGTCGCCCCGGGGTTCATCGCCGACACCGGTTTCACGACGGACTTCCCGGCCGAGCGGCAGCGGTGGCTCGCCGAGCAGACCGTCGTCGGCCGCGCGGGCCACGTGGACGACGTCGCGCACGCGGTCGAGTTCCTGGCGAGCGCGCAGGCGTCGTTCATCAGCGGGCACGTGCTGCACGTCAACGGTGGGTGGCTGTTCGGCCGGTAG
- a CDS encoding amidase family protein encodes MTTTTSPAAEADAPRPVPPLVTEPLRERLRRADAGDFPAAAWRDELTGWSREADARYRACVYLRPVPESPLPIAVGVKDTFDVAGMPTTWGMRRYRHHPRTSAAALDGLAAAAVTAKLVTTEINIGIGSGCVNPYLPDIDPTGSSTGPAVAVAAGICDLGLGSDVIGSIRAPAGRCGLVGLRTTHDPARLVGLLPLAPTMDTVGWITRTADDLAVLWNRLGLGPGVVGDGRTRRRIGIVADGQPAPAVAASVAHTAGVLREAGHETVAVDLGDLWRWRGAAWELCARSAHDLLREITGEVLDPLTLNSIEFGAGVARERADEVLAAQPRLRALAADLFAAAGVDAWLMPLDADLPRRRGKPPTQVFPSPDLPDFDHEIGYNPVASIAGLPAMACPVGITDDGIPLSVQLVGPRNSDAVLIELGRELAPLRPAYHPR; translated from the coding sequence ATGACCACCACGACCAGTCCCGCGGCCGAGGCGGACGCGCCGCGCCCGGTGCCACCGCTGGTGACCGAGCCGCTGCGCGAGCGGCTGCGCCGAGCCGACGCGGGCGACTTCCCGGCGGCCGCGTGGCGCGACGAGCTGACCGGGTGGAGCCGCGAGGCGGACGCCAGGTACCGCGCCTGCGTGTACCTGCGGCCGGTCCCGGAGAGCCCGCTACCGATCGCGGTCGGCGTCAAGGACACCTTCGACGTCGCTGGCATGCCCACCACCTGGGGCATGCGCCGCTACCGCCACCACCCGAGGACCTCGGCCGCCGCGCTCGACGGCCTCGCCGCGGCGGCGGTGACCGCCAAGCTGGTCACCACTGAGATCAACATCGGTATCGGCTCCGGCTGCGTCAACCCGTACCTGCCCGACATCGACCCGACCGGCTCCAGCACCGGGCCCGCCGTGGCCGTGGCGGCCGGGATCTGCGACCTCGGCCTCGGCAGCGACGTGATCGGCTCGATCCGGGCGCCCGCGGGCCGGTGCGGGCTGGTCGGCCTGCGCACCACGCACGACCCGGCCCGCCTCGTCGGTCTGCTCCCGTTGGCGCCGACCATGGACACCGTGGGCTGGATCACCAGGACCGCCGACGACCTGGCGGTGCTGTGGAACCGACTGGGGCTGGGACCGGGTGTGGTCGGCGACGGGCGCACCCGGCGCCGGATCGGGATCGTCGCCGACGGGCAGCCCGCCCCGGCCGTCGCGGCCTCGGTGGCGCACACCGCGGGGGTCTTGCGGGAGGCGGGCCACGAGACCGTCGCGGTCGACCTGGGCGACCTGTGGCGGTGGCGCGGCGCGGCGTGGGAGCTGTGCGCCCGCTCCGCGCACGACCTCCTGCGGGAGATCACCGGCGAGGTCCTCGACCCGTTGACGCTCAACAGCATCGAGTTCGGCGCGGGCGTGGCGCGGGAGCGGGCCGACGAGGTCCTGGCCGCCCAGCCCCGGCTGCGGGCCCTCGCCGCGGACCTGTTCGCCGCTGCCGGGGTGGACGCGTGGCTGATGCCGCTCGACGCCGATCTCCCCCGCAGGCGCGGCAAGCCGCCGACACAGGTGTTCCCCTCGCCCGACCTGCCCGACTTCGACCACGAGATCGGCTACAACCCGGTGGCCAGCATCGCGGGCCTGCCCGCCATGGCCTGCCCGGTCGGCATCACCGACGACGGCATCCCGCTGTCGGTGCAACTGGTCGGCCCGCGCAACAGCGACGCGGTCCTCATCGAACTCGGCCGCGAGCTGGCCCCGCTGCGGCCCGCGTACCACCCGCGCTGA
- a CDS encoding helix-turn-helix transcriptional regulator, which translates to MHNHAPVVGRDAELARLRHALAQAKAGRGGAVFLTGEPGIGKSRLAIEATGLATSAGMRVVRGRTSGIGPAVPFRPLSEALMSLPRGANPPPVDALGPYRPVLGRLVPDWGDPGDDGGDGSLVVLAEAVLRLLSVLGHGRGCLIVLEDLHDADVETLAVVEYVVDNLDELPAVLLATFRSGPCDAAELAQSALQRRTGTVHELTRLAFPQVRELIAACLATGVDEVPDGVAEHLWADSGGSPFMVEELLHGLVDNGQLVPSDLGWLVTGRIRTEVPTSLMRTVRDRTDRLDPQGRRMLSVAAVLGHRFPLSVVHRATGLSHAELLAHLHAGVAARLVVKDEPAPDWYAFQHPLTGEALLAQLTPTEQAGLSARAAAAVEAIHPGLPGEWCQLVAALHLRAGDNTRAAELFADAGRRALADGAAGSAVTLLEQAERLLSLLGDARSRADVVEALLYALAEAGEFERAFQLADTLDDLGNAGLPATRRAALHVRLAWVAHIAGRWSDGLAQVAIARALLGRDAADEDTAPLDAVDADLALEAPGMRRKQEAELLARRAVAAAERASLPTIACQAWLVIGAVARERDVAESTACYERVLDIATQHRLPMWRVHGLVRAAGNAWIAESDQEGLLRAGREAQRVGAIATEQIVNATIALHLVLCGDFTAAVGVIDECLAAAKRMQLELVGRHLLMSKATLAAHQGRRRDMEAALLDFKRLDGERSQEQPMALGMARAFCALLEENRALAREDLAAALASDDVDPTTFSLYGRHGVSLLLEVLAGDAGWERYEEVRATAQGAMRWNRQFVELAHAVLLGRCGRGTEAVSAVAAAQRSAQPYAMARHLGLRLVAEAAAEDGWGDPAGWLRAAEEYFHNAGAPAVASACRSLLRQLGVSVQQRRTGSERVPRRLRSLGVTLREFEVLELLIERLDTKTIGERLHISPRTVEKHASSLLAKTDTPDRHALAKRANALLSDP; encoded by the coding sequence ATGCACAACCACGCGCCCGTGGTCGGCCGCGACGCCGAACTGGCGCGACTGCGGCACGCCCTCGCCCAGGCCAAGGCGGGCCGCGGCGGCGCCGTCTTCCTGACCGGGGAGCCGGGGATCGGCAAGTCGCGGCTCGCCATCGAGGCGACCGGCCTGGCGACCAGCGCGGGCATGCGCGTGGTGCGCGGCCGTACCAGTGGTATCGGTCCCGCCGTGCCGTTCCGGCCGCTGTCGGAGGCGCTGATGTCGTTGCCGCGCGGTGCGAACCCGCCGCCGGTCGACGCGCTCGGCCCGTACCGCCCGGTGCTCGGCAGGCTCGTCCCCGACTGGGGTGACCCCGGCGACGACGGGGGCGACGGCTCCCTGGTCGTGCTCGCCGAAGCGGTGCTGCGGCTGCTCTCCGTGCTCGGTCACGGCCGCGGCTGCCTGATCGTCCTCGAGGACCTGCACGACGCGGACGTGGAGACCCTGGCGGTCGTCGAGTACGTGGTCGACAACCTCGACGAGCTGCCCGCTGTCCTGCTGGCCACCTTCCGCAGCGGCCCGTGCGACGCCGCGGAGCTGGCGCAGTCCGCCCTCCAGCGCCGCACGGGCACCGTCCACGAGCTCACCAGGCTCGCGTTCCCGCAGGTGCGCGAGCTCATCGCGGCCTGCCTGGCGACCGGTGTCGACGAGGTGCCCGACGGGGTGGCCGAGCACTTGTGGGCCGACAGCGGCGGCAGCCCGTTCATGGTGGAGGAGCTGCTGCACGGGCTGGTGGACAACGGACAGCTCGTACCGAGCGACCTGGGGTGGCTGGTGACCGGTCGGATCCGCACCGAGGTCCCGACGAGCCTGATGCGCACCGTCCGCGACCGCACCGACCGGCTGGACCCGCAGGGGCGTCGGATGCTCTCGGTGGCGGCCGTGCTCGGGCACCGGTTCCCGCTGTCGGTCGTGCACCGGGCCACCGGCCTCAGCCACGCGGAGCTGCTGGCGCACCTGCACGCGGGGGTGGCCGCCCGGCTGGTGGTCAAGGACGAACCCGCCCCGGACTGGTACGCCTTCCAGCACCCGCTCACCGGGGAGGCACTGCTCGCCCAGCTCACGCCCACCGAACAGGCCGGGTTGTCGGCGCGGGCGGCTGCCGCCGTCGAGGCGATCCACCCGGGGTTGCCCGGCGAGTGGTGCCAGCTCGTGGCCGCGCTGCACCTGCGGGCGGGGGACAACACCCGCGCGGCCGAGCTGTTCGCCGACGCGGGCCGCAGGGCACTGGCCGACGGCGCGGCAGGCTCGGCGGTCACGCTGCTGGAGCAGGCCGAGCGGCTGCTCAGCCTGCTCGGGGACGCGCGGAGCCGGGCCGATGTCGTCGAGGCGCTGCTGTACGCCCTGGCCGAGGCGGGCGAGTTCGAGCGGGCGTTCCAGCTCGCGGACACGCTCGACGACCTCGGCAACGCGGGGCTGCCCGCCACGCGCAGGGCGGCGCTGCACGTGCGGCTGGCGTGGGTCGCGCACATCGCGGGCCGCTGGTCGGACGGGCTCGCGCAGGTGGCCATCGCCCGCGCGCTGCTCGGCCGGGACGCGGCCGACGAGGACACCGCACCGCTGGACGCCGTCGACGCCGACCTGGCGCTCGAGGCGCCTGGCATGCGGCGCAAGCAGGAGGCCGAACTCCTCGCCCGACGCGCGGTGGCCGCCGCCGAGCGGGCGTCACTGCCCACCATCGCCTGCCAGGCGTGGCTGGTGATCGGCGCGGTGGCCCGCGAACGCGACGTGGCCGAGTCCACCGCCTGCTACGAGCGGGTGCTCGACATCGCCACCCAGCACAGGCTACCGATGTGGCGAGTGCACGGTCTGGTCCGCGCCGCGGGCAACGCCTGGATCGCCGAGAGCGACCAGGAAGGACTGCTGCGGGCCGGGCGGGAGGCCCAACGGGTCGGCGCGATCGCCACGGAGCAGATCGTCAACGCCACCATCGCGCTGCACCTGGTGCTGTGCGGCGATTTCACCGCCGCGGTCGGGGTGATCGACGAGTGCCTGGCCGCGGCCAAGCGGATGCAGCTCGAACTCGTCGGCAGGCACCTGCTGATGTCGAAGGCCACGCTCGCCGCGCACCAGGGACGGCGCCGCGACATGGAAGCGGCTCTGCTGGACTTCAAGCGCCTCGACGGTGAGCGGTCCCAAGAGCAACCAATGGCCCTCGGCATGGCCCGCGCGTTCTGCGCGTTGTTGGAGGAGAACCGGGCCCTCGCGCGCGAAGACCTGGCCGCTGCTCTGGCGAGCGACGACGTGGATCCGACGACGTTCAGCCTCTACGGCAGACACGGCGTGAGTCTGCTGTTGGAGGTTCTCGCCGGGGACGCGGGGTGGGAGCGGTACGAGGAGGTCCGCGCGACCGCACAGGGCGCGATGCGGTGGAACCGCCAGTTCGTCGAACTCGCCCACGCGGTCCTGTTAGGACGATGCGGTCGTGGAACCGAAGCGGTCTCGGCGGTCGCGGCGGCGCAGCGCAGCGCGCAGCCCTACGCCATGGCCCGGCACCTCGGCCTCCGGTTGGTCGCCGAAGCCGCCGCCGAAGACGGCTGGGGCGACCCGGCGGGGTGGTTGCGCGCGGCGGAGGAGTACTTCCACAACGCGGGGGCACCCGCCGTCGCGAGCGCGTGCCGAAGCCTGCTGCGGCAACTCGGCGTGTCCGTGCAACAACGCCGCACGGGCAGCGAGCGCGTACCAAGACGTCTGCGCTCCCTGGGAGTCACCCTGCGGGAGTTCGAGGTCCTGGAACTGCTCATCGAACGACTCGACACCAAGACCATCGGCGAACGCCTCCACATCTCACCCAGAACCGTCGAGAAACACGCCTCCAGCCTCCTCGCCAAGACCGACACCCCCGACCGCCACGCACTGGCCAAGCGCGCCAACGCCCTGTTGTCCGATCCTTAG
- a CDS encoding LuxR C-terminal-related transcriptional regulator — protein MPVERSSCAPRCEEPVEEGVSALGEAVEVMVARLTGAVEARLMPVPTVLRALETLARSVSELDGVLTRMLVETADPVRLTPREQEVLDLLCAGHSATGMARRLGLSPRTVTKHQERLYRKLGTSDRLGAVLRAQRLGLVPGAR, from the coding sequence GTGCCAGTCGAGCGTTCGTCGTGCGCGCCGCGGTGCGAGGAGCCGGTGGAGGAGGGCGTCTCGGCGCTGGGGGAAGCGGTCGAGGTGATGGTCGCCAGGCTGACCGGGGCCGTCGAGGCGCGGCTCATGCCGGTCCCCACGGTGCTGCGCGCACTGGAGACCCTGGCCAGGTCGGTGTCCGAACTGGACGGTGTGCTGACCAGGATGCTGGTCGAGACCGCCGACCCGGTGCGCCTCACCCCGCGCGAGCAGGAGGTGCTCGACCTGCTGTGCGCCGGGCACAGCGCGACCGGGATGGCCAGGCGGTTGGGGCTCTCGCCGCGGACGGTGACCAAGCACCAGGAGCGCCTGTACCGGAAGTTGGGCACGTCCGACCGGCTGGGCGCGGTCCTGCGCGCCCAGCGGCTCGGACTCGTCCCCGGCGCGCGGTGA
- a CDS encoding type 2 lanthipeptide synthetase LanM family protein, which translates to MTSSWWAAGLNLRERLATAPGAVAGSTEHAAEALARWREAHGLAESGQFAVRLADAGITQAHLLALLAEQPAALAGRTDIPAWAQAVAAAVAAAPVAPVWEREAPEAFAVPLRPFLDAARTRLASARLPPSVDERRVLAGFTDALAAKLARLVARTAVLELHRAREAGRLTGDTPADRFADFLAHLGTTTGLRALFTEYPVLGRLLARTCDQAVQTTLELLDRFTADRRAIVTDLLGGTDPGPLTAIDSGAGDRHQGGRAVAMLRFASGATVVYKPRSVSLHAHFGELVTWLNARVPALGLRAAAAIARPGYGWVEFIAHRECADDAGVARFYRAQGALLALLYAVDGTDIHFENLVAHGDTPVLVDVETLFHPTLPLRALAGEDPAVAAFAASVHRVALLPHLVLGEHGALDISGLGGDKGGQYPIDGVAWEGAGTDRMRLVRRTAEFVGAANRPALNGTHADPAAFQTALLGGFRAGYDAIVAGRDELRRALDRFAGDEIRIVARATRSYSTVLDESTHPDVLRDGLDRDRLFDVLWAESAHDPVRARLVRHEQADLWAGDIPLFTGRADSRDVWTSTGTRLPDLLDGSGLVASVAKLARMGADDRRAQEWLINAALATRTARPDHEGREALASRAAPAADQRRLLAAACGIADHLVATAARDDRRANWLGLEAIEGEHWSVLPLGAGLADGYVGVALFLAQLGALTGIACYTDLAARALPALPPLIGALAETPELVEAVGPGGLRGFGGISYAVARLARLLDSTELAECLPVAVELVGRGDNGRAGFADGRAGAVAALLAVHAETGLARAAALAGGFADLLVDGIQDGSVAGGFADGSAGIGYALSRYAAIGGERYAVAGLAELRRAPGQDLDDPRGVNHAWCTGMAGTVLAHAASDDSGLVDRWVAALGDQGPLRDNSLCHGELGVLEALTALAHRGHEAAQVVQSRRAGQLLDALERHGPRCGTPAAVPAPGLLSGLAGIGIGLLRLGFPESVPPVLLLAPGN; encoded by the coding sequence GTGACTTCGTCCTGGTGGGCCGCGGGGCTCAACCTGCGGGAGCGACTGGCCACCGCCCCCGGTGCGGTCGCCGGGTCCACCGAGCACGCCGCCGAGGCGCTCGCCAGGTGGCGCGAAGCGCACGGTCTGGCCGAGTCGGGCCAATTCGCCGTCCGGCTGGCGGACGCGGGGATCACGCAAGCCCACCTGCTCGCGCTGTTGGCCGAGCAGCCCGCGGCCTTGGCCGGGCGCACGGACATCCCGGCGTGGGCCCAAGCGGTGGCGGCGGCCGTCGCGGCCGCACCCGTTGCCCCGGTGTGGGAGCGGGAGGCGCCAGAGGCGTTCGCCGTGCCGTTGCGACCGTTCCTCGACGCGGCGCGGACCCGGCTCGCCTCCGCCCGACTCCCGCCCTCCGTGGACGAGCGACGGGTGCTCGCCGGGTTCACCGACGCCCTCGCCGCCAAGCTCGCCCGCCTCGTCGCACGGACCGCGGTCCTCGAACTGCACCGGGCGCGCGAAGCGGGCCGCCTCACCGGCGACACGCCCGCCGACCGGTTCGCCGACTTCCTCGCCCACCTCGGCACGACAACCGGGTTGCGCGCCCTGTTCACCGAGTACCCGGTACTCGGCAGGCTGCTGGCGCGGACCTGCGACCAGGCGGTCCAGACCACCCTGGAACTGCTCGACCGGTTCACCGCCGACCGGCGGGCGATCGTCACCGATCTGCTGGGCGGCACCGATCCCGGGCCGCTGACCGCCATCGACTCCGGGGCCGGTGACCGGCACCAGGGTGGCCGGGCCGTGGCGATGCTGCGCTTCGCGTCCGGGGCGACGGTCGTCTACAAGCCGCGGTCGGTGTCGCTGCACGCCCACTTCGGCGAGCTGGTCACCTGGTTGAACGCCAGGGTGCCCGCGCTCGGTCTGCGCGCGGCGGCCGCGATCGCGCGGCCGGGCTACGGTTGGGTCGAGTTCATCGCGCACCGCGAGTGCGCGGACGACGCGGGGGTCGCCAGGTTCTACCGCGCGCAGGGCGCGTTGCTCGCCCTGCTCTACGCCGTGGACGGAACCGACATCCACTTCGAGAACCTGGTCGCACACGGCGACACCCCCGTGCTGGTGGACGTGGAAACCCTGTTCCACCCGACATTGCCCCTTCGCGCGCTGGCGGGCGAGGACCCGGCGGTCGCCGCGTTCGCCGCCTCGGTGCACCGGGTCGCGCTCCTGCCGCACCTGGTGCTCGGGGAGCACGGCGCGCTCGACATCTCCGGTCTCGGCGGGGACAAGGGCGGTCAGTACCCGATCGACGGGGTCGCCTGGGAGGGCGCGGGCACCGACCGGATGCGCCTGGTGCGGCGAACGGCCGAGTTCGTCGGCGCGGCGAACCGCCCGGCGCTCAACGGGACCCACGCGGACCCGGCCGCGTTCCAGACCGCGCTGCTGGGGGGCTTCCGCGCGGGCTACGACGCCATCGTCGCGGGTCGCGACGAGCTGCGGCGGGCGCTGGACCGCTTCGCGGGCGACGAGATCCGGATCGTGGCACGGGCGACCAGGTCGTACTCCACGGTGCTCGACGAGTCGACGCACCCCGATGTCCTGCGCGACGGCCTGGACCGGGACCGGCTCTTCGACGTGCTGTGGGCCGAATCGGCGCACGACCCGGTCCGCGCCCGGCTGGTCCGGCACGAGCAGGCCGACCTGTGGGCGGGCGACATCCCCTTGTTCACCGGGCGGGCGGACAGCCGGGACGTGTGGACCTCCACCGGGACCCGGTTGCCCGATCTGCTCGACGGTTCGGGCCTGGTCGCCTCGGTCGCCAAGCTCGCCAGGATGGGTGCGGACGACCGGCGGGCCCAGGAATGGCTGATCAACGCGGCGCTCGCCACCAGGACAGCGCGCCCAGACCACGAGGGGCGCGAGGCGCTTGCCAGCCGCGCGGCACCCGCCGCGGACCAGCGGCGGCTGCTCGCGGCCGCGTGCGGCATCGCCGACCACCTCGTGGCCACCGCGGCGCGGGACGACCGCCGCGCCAACTGGCTGGGGTTGGAGGCGATCGAGGGCGAGCACTGGTCGGTGCTCCCGCTGGGCGCGGGACTCGCCGACGGCTATGTCGGCGTCGCGCTGTTCCTGGCCCAACTCGGCGCGCTGACCGGGATCGCCTGTTACACCGACCTCGCGGCGCGGGCGTTGCCCGCGCTGCCACCGCTGATCGGGGCGTTGGCCGAGACACCGGAACTCGTCGAGGCCGTCGGTCCCGGTGGGCTGCGCGGCTTCGGCGGCATCAGCTACGCCGTGGCCCGGCTGGCCCGCCTGCTCGACTCGACCGAGCTCGCCGAGTGCTTGCCGGTCGCCGTGGAACTCGTCGGCCGCGGTGACAACGGCCGCGCCGGGTTCGCCGACGGGCGCGCGGGGGCGGTGGCCGCGCTGCTCGCCGTGCACGCCGAGACCGGGCTGGCGCGAGCGGCCGCGCTGGCGGGCGGGTTCGCCGACCTGCTCGTCGACGGGATCCAGGACGGATCCGTGGCGGGCGGGTTCGCCGACGGCTCGGCGGGGATCGGGTACGCGCTGTCGCGGTACGCGGCGATCGGCGGTGAGCGCTACGCCGTGGCCGGGCTCGCGGAGCTGCGCCGCGCACCCGGTCAGGACCTCGACGATCCACGCGGCGTGAACCACGCTTGGTGCACGGGCATGGCGGGCACGGTGCTGGCGCACGCCGCGTCGGATGACTCCGGCCTGGTGGACCGCTGGGTGGCCGCACTCGGCGACCAGGGTCCGCTGCGGGACAACAGTCTCTGCCACGGAGAACTCGGCGTGCTCGAGGCACTGACCGCACTGGCCCACCGCGGCCACGAAGCGGCACAGGTCGTCCAGTCGCGCCGCGCAGGCCAACTGCTCGACGCGCTGGAACGGCACGGTCCGCGCTGCGGTACACCCGCCGCTGTGCCCGCACCCGGCTTGTTGTCCGGTTTAGCCGGAATCGGCATCGGTCTGCTGCGCCTGGGTTTCCCGGAATCAGTGCCACCGGTGCTCTTGTTGGCCCCGGGGAACTAA